Proteins encoded together in one Dehalococcoidia bacterium window:
- a CDS encoding glutamine synthetase family protein, whose amino-acid sequence MATKSRNESKEYVLNMAKEHDVKFIRLWFTDILGMLKSFAITVEELEGALEEGMGFDGSSIQGFARIDESDMVALPDPDTFQLLPWRPKEHHAVARMFCDILRPGGEPFEGDPRYVLKGNLKRAADMGYTFYVGPELEYFYFQDSKGTEPLDKGGYFDMTPLDTATDLRRETVLTLEEMGIGVEYSHHEVAASQHEIDMRYTDALTMADSVMTYRLVVKQIALSHGVYATFMPKPVYGINGSGMHVHQSLFSGDRNAFFNKDDKYHLSKIGKCYIAGLLNHAPEITSITNQWVNSYKRLLPGYEAPVYLSWARRNRADLIRVPEYKPGKEKATRVEFRSPDPACNPYLTFSVMLAAGLEGVEKEYEVPDPVEENVYEMTEEERQRRNIGTLPGSLLEAIKLTEESEVVRKALGDHVFDAFIKNKKIEWDMYRAQVTDYELNRYLPIL is encoded by the coding sequence ATGGCGACTAAGAGCAGGAACGAGAGCAAAGAATACGTCCTTAACATGGCAAAGGAGCACGATGTAAAATTTATCAGGCTCTGGTTCACAGATATCCTGGGCATGCTCAAGAGCTTTGCCATCACCGTGGAGGAACTGGAGGGCGCCCTGGAAGAAGGGATGGGTTTTGACGGCTCCTCCATTCAGGGGTTTGCCCGCATCGATGAGAGCGATATGGTGGCTCTACCAGATCCGGATACCTTCCAGTTGCTTCCATGGCGTCCCAAGGAGCACCATGCTGTAGCCCGAATGTTTTGCGACATTCTGAGACCTGGTGGTGAGCCTTTCGAAGGCGACCCTAGATATGTACTGAAGGGAAACCTGAAGCGGGCAGCGGATATGGGTTACACATTCTATGTAGGGCCTGAGCTGGAGTACTTCTACTTTCAGGACTCTAAGGGAACCGAGCCCCTGGATAAGGGGGGATATTTTGATATGACCCCTCTCGACACCGCTACTGACCTGAGAAGGGAAACGGTCCTCACCTTGGAGGAGATGGGCATAGGGGTGGAGTATTCTCACCACGAGGTTGCCGCCAGCCAGCATGAGATCGATATGAGGTACACCGACGCCCTTACCATGGCCGACAGCGTGATGACCTATCGCTTGGTAGTCAAGCAGATTGCCCTAAGCCACGGCGTCTACGCTACCTTCATGCCCAAACCTGTTTACGGCATAAATGGCAGTGGCATGCACGTGCATCAATCGCTGTTTAGTGGCGACAGGAACGCCTTTTTCAACAAGGATGATAAGTATCATCTCTCCAAGATAGGCAAGTGCTACATAGCCGGGCTGCTAAACCACGCACCGGAGATTACCTCCATCACTAACCAGTGGGTTAATTCCTATAAGCGCCTGCTCCCTGGCTATGAGGCGCCAGTATATCTTTCGTGGGCACGGCGGAACCGCGCTGACCTGATTAGGGTTCCAGAGTATAAGCCGGGAAAGGAGAAAGCCACCAGGGTGGAATTTAGGTCACCTGACCCTGCCTGCAACCCCTACCTTACATTCAGCGTGATGCTGGCCGCTGGGCTGGAGGGAGTCGAGAAGGAATACGAAGTTCCGGATCCTGTAGAAGAAAACGTGTATGAGATGACTGAGGAAGAAAGGCAGAGAAGGAATATCGGAACCCTGCCTGGCAGTCTATTAGAGGCTATCAAACTTACAGAAGAGAGCGAGGTGGTACGAAAGGCTCTTGGTGACCACGTATTCGATGCCTTTATCAAGAACAAGAAGATCGAGTGGGACATGTACCGGGCTCAGGTGACCGATTATGAACTCAACAGATACTTACCTATCTTGTAG
- the asnB gene encoding asparagine synthase B, whose translation MCGIAGCFGIKDTKTINRMLDALPHRGPNDRGIHTFNDVVFGHTRLSIVDVASGHQPILANDGRTGIICNGEIYNFQDLRDKLILKYEFKTKSDTETILHLYQDVGPECVKQLDGMFAFAIFNGDDFMLARDPIGIKPLYYGYVGDRLYFTSELGAMTLAGVDECHEFPAGHYYTPKEGFVQYYEIPKVQDHLLTDIDETCNLIRETFIRAVKKRLLSDTEIHVGAFCSGGIDSSLVAAIAAEEIPHLHTFVVGMRDESGDESDDLKASRIAAEHIGSKHHELHFTEEEYYEALPTVIRKLESYDPSLVRCAVPCYFTCKLAADYVTVVLTGEGADELFTGYHYMKHYPIDVLNKEARRCIGNLHNINLQRADRMGMYFSLELRVPFLDVEMIELAVKIPPDLKIRESEYTGDKIEKWILRKAFEVTGYLPEEILWRYKVQYTQGAGCEDLGEKLAHREMSDDECERIVAENPQATINSKEAAYYFKIFRQFHPQNSVLSSIGIWTGFDFEEEREKVRGTVDGDLSHIH comes from the coding sequence ATGTGCGGAATTGCAGGATGTTTTGGAATAAAGGATACAAAGACAATCAATCGTATGCTGGATGCTCTGCCACACCGGGGACCGAATGATCGCGGCATTCATACCTTTAACGATGTGGTTTTCGGTCATACCAGGCTATCGATTGTCGATGTGGCCAGTGGTCATCAGCCGATTCTGGCCAACGATGGGAGAACAGGGATCATCTGCAACGGAGAAATCTATAATTTTCAGGATCTGAGAGATAAGCTCATTTTAAAATATGAGTTCAAGACGAAATCGGATACAGAGACAATACTTCACCTCTATCAGGATGTCGGGCCTGAATGCGTTAAACAACTGGACGGGATGTTCGCTTTTGCTATCTTCAATGGTGACGATTTTATGTTAGCACGCGATCCTATTGGAATTAAACCGCTCTACTATGGTTATGTAGGCGACAGACTGTACTTCACGTCTGAGCTGGGAGCTATGACCCTGGCCGGTGTGGACGAGTGCCACGAGTTTCCTGCCGGGCATTACTACACCCCCAAAGAAGGATTTGTGCAGTACTATGAGATCCCAAAGGTTCAAGACCATCTTTTGACCGATATAGATGAAACCTGCAATTTGATTCGGGAAACCTTCATCCGGGCAGTAAAGAAAAGGCTGCTGTCAGACACGGAGATCCACGTTGGCGCTTTCTGTAGCGGAGGCATAGATAGCAGCCTGGTTGCTGCCATTGCAGCCGAAGAGATCCCCCATCTCCACACTTTCGTAGTTGGAATGCGGGATGAATCTGGAGATGAGAGCGATGACCTCAAGGCCTCTCGCATTGCAGCAGAACATATCGGGTCGAAGCATCACGAATTGCACTTTACTGAGGAGGAATATTACGAAGCACTACCGACCGTAATAAGGAAGCTGGAAAGCTACGATCCATCCCTCGTACGTTGCGCTGTTCCCTGCTACTTTACATGCAAGCTGGCCGCTGATTACGTTACAGTGGTTCTCACTGGAGAGGGAGCGGATGAGCTCTTTACCGGCTATCACTACATGAAACACTATCCCATTGATGTTCTTAACAAAGAAGCCAGGCGTTGCATTGGCAATCTCCATAACATCAATCTGCAACGAGCAGATAGGATGGGGATGTACTTCAGTCTAGAGTTAAGGGTTCCTTTCCTCGATGTGGAAATGATTGAGCTTGCTGTGAAGATCCCTCCCGATCTCAAGATCCGCGAGTCAGAATATACCGGAGATAAAATCGAGAAATGGATTCTGCGCAAGGCCTTTGAGGTAACTGGATACCTACCTGAAGAGATATTGTGGCGCTACAAGGTCCAGTATACCCAGGGAGCAGGCTGTGAGGACCTTGGAGAGAAACTAGCTCACCGAGAGATGAGCGACGACGAATGCGAGCGCATTGTAGCAGAGAATCCACAGGCAACGATAAACAGCAAAGAGGCGGCTTATTACTTTAAAATCTTCCGGCAGTTCCACCCTCAAAACTCTGTACTTAGCTCAATCGGTATCTGGACCGGTTTTGACTTCGAAGAGGAGAGAGAGAAGGTAAGAGGAACTGTGGACGGCGATTTATCACATATTCATTAA
- a CDS encoding P-II family nitrogen regulator, with protein sequence MKKIEAIIRPEKLGLVRAALDELGIRGMTVTEVSGRGRQSGITLQWRVGEYKVEFLPKIKIEIVVLDEDLGKAIHAIIRTAKTGERGDGKIFVLPVENAVRIRTGDEGESAI encoded by the coding sequence ATGAAGAAGATAGAAGCAATTATAAGACCCGAGAAGCTGGGACTTGTAAGAGCTGCCTTAGATGAACTCGGCATACGTGGAATGACGGTTACGGAAGTTAGTGGCCGCGGCCGCCAGAGCGGAATCACTTTGCAGTGGAGGGTTGGGGAATATAAGGTGGAGTTTTTACCCAAAATAAAGATTGAAATAGTAGTCCTCGACGAAGATCTCGGCAAGGCAATTCACGCCATAATTAGAACAGCTAAGACAGGAGAAAGGGGTGATGGTAAAATATTTGTGCTACCAGTAGAGAATGCCGTCCGCATTAGGACAGGTGATGAAGGAGAAAGCGCCATCTGA
- the carA gene encoding glutamine-hydrolyzing carbamoyl-phosphate synthase small subunit: MNAVNKKAILVLEDESVFEGYSFGADASAYGEVVFNTSMTGYQEMLTDPSYAGQIVVPTYPLIGNYGINSEDAQSNRIQVSGFVVREECHMPSHSRSVSTLHEYMRSSSIPGLAGVDTRAITRRLRSAGVMMGMITQKPPDEVLERLSKLPRYDDTDFVKRVTTNKIYKWGESPGQEPLYHIVVVDCGVKFNIMRYLSKLGCTCTVVPSTTLAEDILAMKPDGILLSPGPGDPAIPYLEETVRNLIGKKPIMGICLGHQLIGRALGAKTFKLKFGHRGGNHPVRDLHTGRIYITAQNHGYALDADSIKGGLEISHINNNDGTVEGVRHCEIPLLSIQYHSEASPGPKDTVSSFERFVEMVRG, translated from the coding sequence CTGAATGCAGTTAATAAAAAAGCCATACTGGTACTAGAGGATGAGTCAGTATTTGAGGGATACTCCTTCGGTGCTGATGCTTCCGCCTATGGCGAGGTTGTATTCAATACTAGTATGACCGGATACCAAGAGATGCTCACCGACCCCTCCTACGCTGGACAGATAGTCGTTCCCACATATCCCCTTATCGGTAACTACGGCATCAATTCAGAGGATGCACAGTCAAATCGAATCCAGGTGAGCGGCTTCGTGGTGCGGGAAGAGTGCCACATGCCTAGCCACTCACGGAGCGTCTCCACCCTGCACGAATATATGCGCTCAAGCAGCATCCCCGGCCTCGCCGGTGTCGATACCCGAGCCATTACACGTCGCCTGCGCTCAGCGGGTGTGATGATGGGAATGATAACACAGAAGCCTCCCGATGAGGTACTGGAGAGACTTTCGAAGCTACCCCGCTACGACGACACCGACTTTGTGAAGCGGGTAACCACCAATAAAATCTATAAGTGGGGCGAATCGCCTGGGCAGGAGCCTCTCTATCACATCGTGGTCGTCGACTGCGGGGTTAAGTTTAATATCATGCGCTACCTGAGCAAGCTGGGCTGTACCTGCACTGTAGTGCCCTCGACCACCTTGGCAGAAGACATTCTCGCCATGAAGCCCGATGGTATCTTGCTATCCCCTGGACCGGGCGACCCGGCGATTCCCTATCTTGAGGAAACGGTACGCAATCTTATCGGTAAGAAGCCGATCATGGGTATCTGCCTGGGGCATCAGCTCATCGGACGTGCCCTGGGGGCCAAGACTTTCAAACTGAAATTCGGGCATAGAGGGGGCAACCACCCCGTCCGCGATCTGCACACTGGTCGTATTTATATAACCGCCCAGAATCACGGATATGCGTTAGATGCGGACAGTATAAAAGGAGGACTAGAGATAAGTCACATCAATAACAACGACGGTACTGTGGAGGGGGTGAGGCACTGCGAGATCCCTCTACTGTCGATTCAGTATCACTCTGAGGCCTCACCCGGCCCGAAGGACACGGTCAGCTCCTTTGAACGCTTTGTGGAGATGGTGAGAGGGTGA
- the carB gene encoding carbamoyl-phosphate synthase large subunit has protein sequence MLKISKVLVIGSGPIIIGQAAEFDYAGTQACKALREEGVISVLVNSNPATIMTDEGIADIVYIEPLTVEVLERIIKREHPDGLLPTLGGQTGLNLAVDLANAGVLDKYNVRSLGTPIDTIRRAEDRGLFKRMLSEIGEPVPESAIASSMKESLEAAKTIGLPVVIRPAYTLGGTGGGHATTMEEFKRIASGGLAVSPLHQILVEKSVAGWKEIEYEVMRDGADNCITVCNMENIDPMGVHTGDSIVVAPSQTLTDNEYHMLRSASLNIIRSLGIEGGCNIQYALAPHKIVAEYWPPGGSGELPLKNGCPPYYVIEVNPRVSRSSALASKATGYPIARVAAKIAVGRRLDEIVNRVTGKTMAAFEPALDYCVVKIPRWPFDKFAAGDRVLGTQMKATGEVMAIDRTFEAALQKAVRSLEIGNKSLLWEDPYWDGSNFSLVPSDLRLWGVMALLRKGLSPEELSRETGIDPWFTYKLRNIVQMEQRLLSEMLTPELLWEAKRLGFSDEQVGTLADRMPEQVRDLRHNWQIIPVYKMVDTCAAEFAAETAYFYSTYELENEAEPLAGNKAVVIGSGPIRIGQGIEFDYSSVHAAWALHETGFKSIIINSNPETVSTDFDTSDRLYFEALDEESVRDILENEGGDVLAAPSIVQFGGQTAINLAEPLYRSGMPILGSTSEAIDLAEDRERFENLMNQLGIPQPPGGAVTTIEQALNVAKLIGYPVLVRPSYVLGGRAMEIVQNASELVHYMNQAIELDSRHPVLIDKYLEGKEVEVDATCDGERVLIPGIMEHIERAGVHSGDSIAVYPGLNLTDEEVDTIVDYSIQIGLALNVIGLMNIQYVIMAKDDGGSAVYVLEVNPRASRTIPFISKVTGVPMVRVATKVMLGQSLKQQGYDTGLWPTQQLVAIKAPVFSMSKLSGVDTYLGPEMKSTGEVMGVDYTFDAALAKALLAADIMLSSKGSLLLSIADKNKPEALPIIKQLSVLGFKLYATEGTAAMIRGMGIPVTFISKKLSEGHPNIVDMIRDGTLDGVVNTLTGERGPLSDGFEIRRAAVEKQIPCFTSIDTIRAVVEVLLSDEQTFSVKPLKEYLTASGGSTSKAHLSVI, from the coding sequence ATGCTCAAAATCTCCAAAGTACTCGTAATAGGGTCCGGGCCTATCATCATCGGGCAGGCGGCGGAGTTCGACTACGCCGGCACCCAGGCATGTAAAGCGCTCCGTGAAGAGGGCGTTATCTCGGTACTGGTCAACTCCAACCCAGCTACTATCATGACCGATGAGGGCATCGCCGATATCGTTTATATCGAGCCACTCACTGTAGAGGTGTTAGAACGAATAATCAAACGGGAGCACCCCGACGGTCTTCTGCCCACTCTGGGTGGGCAGACCGGGCTTAATCTCGCCGTTGACCTGGCCAATGCCGGCGTTCTCGATAAATACAATGTTCGCTCACTGGGTACCCCCATCGATACCATCCGCAGAGCGGAAGACCGCGGACTCTTCAAGAGGATGCTTTCCGAGATCGGTGAGCCAGTCCCCGAGAGCGCCATAGCCTCTTCGATGAAGGAGTCGCTAGAAGCAGCTAAGACAATCGGCTTGCCGGTGGTGATTCGCCCCGCCTACACATTGGGCGGCACCGGTGGTGGCCATGCCACCACCATGGAGGAGTTCAAGCGTATCGCCTCCGGTGGACTGGCGGTCAGCCCGCTTCATCAGATCCTGGTGGAGAAAAGCGTAGCCGGCTGGAAGGAGATCGAGTATGAGGTGATGCGAGACGGGGCGGATAACTGCATAACCGTATGTAATATGGAGAACATCGACCCCATGGGGGTACACACCGGCGATAGCATAGTGGTCGCCCCATCCCAGACCCTCACCGATAATGAATACCATATGCTGCGTTCGGCGAGCCTCAATATCATTCGCTCATTGGGCATCGAGGGGGGATGTAATATCCAATACGCCCTCGCTCCCCACAAGATAGTAGCGGAGTATTGGCCGCCAGGTGGTAGCGGTGAACTCCCTTTAAAGAACGGCTGCCCTCCCTACTATGTTATCGAGGTCAACCCGCGGGTTAGTCGAAGCTCAGCCCTGGCCTCGAAAGCAACAGGCTACCCCATCGCCCGCGTCGCCGCCAAGATAGCGGTGGGTAGGCGACTAGATGAGATCGTGAATCGGGTCACCGGTAAAACTATGGCCGCCTTCGAGCCAGCGCTGGACTACTGTGTGGTCAAGATTCCCCGTTGGCCCTTCGATAAGTTCGCCGCAGGCGATCGCGTCCTCGGCACCCAGATGAAGGCCACGGGCGAGGTAATGGCAATTGACCGCACCTTTGAGGCAGCTCTCCAGAAAGCGGTGCGATCTCTGGAAATTGGTAATAAGTCTCTCCTCTGGGAGGACCCGTACTGGGATGGGAGCAATTTTTCACTAGTGCCCAGTGACCTTCGTCTTTGGGGCGTCATGGCACTATTGAGAAAGGGATTAAGCCCTGAGGAGCTATCGCGGGAAACGGGTATCGACCCCTGGTTTACCTATAAGCTTCGCAACATCGTACAGATGGAGCAGCGTCTCCTCTCTGAGATGTTGACACCTGAGCTCCTATGGGAAGCTAAACGTCTGGGATTTTCTGATGAACAGGTCGGCACTCTGGCCGACCGGATGCCGGAGCAGGTACGAGACCTGCGCCACAACTGGCAAATCATCCCCGTCTATAAGATGGTGGACACCTGCGCTGCCGAATTTGCCGCCGAGACCGCTTACTTCTATAGTACCTATGAACTGGAAAACGAGGCTGAGCCCCTTGCTGGAAACAAGGCAGTAGTTATTGGCTCGGGCCCCATCCGCATCGGGCAGGGCATCGAGTTCGATTACAGCAGTGTTCATGCCGCCTGGGCTCTTCATGAGACAGGCTTTAAGAGCATCATCATCAATTCCAACCCGGAGACCGTCTCCACTGACTTCGATACCTCAGACCGCCTTTACTTCGAGGCCCTGGACGAGGAGAGTGTGCGTGACATCCTGGAGAATGAAGGGGGGGATGTCCTTGCCGCTCCCTCTATCGTTCAATTTGGCGGGCAAACGGCAATTAACCTGGCAGAACCGCTGTATAGAAGCGGCATGCCTATCCTTGGCTCCACTTCCGAGGCTATTGACCTAGCGGAGGACCGAGAGCGCTTCGAGAATCTTATGAACCAGTTGGGAATTCCTCAGCCTCCAGGGGGTGCGGTCACCACCATCGAGCAGGCGCTTAATGTGGCCAAGCTTATTGGTTACCCCGTGCTGGTTCGCCCCAGCTACGTGCTCGGCGGCCGCGCTATGGAGATTGTACAAAACGCCAGCGAGTTGGTTCACTATATGAACCAGGCTATCGAGCTGGACTCCAGACACCCCGTGCTTATCGATAAGTACCTGGAAGGCAAGGAGGTGGAGGTAGATGCTACCTGCGATGGGGAGCGGGTGCTCATCCCCGGGATCATGGAACATATCGAGCGGGCGGGTGTGCACAGCGGGGATTCCATTGCTGTCTACCCCGGCTTGAACCTGACGGACGAGGAAGTGGACACCATCGTCGACTACTCCATCCAGATCGGCCTGGCACTTAATGTTATAGGGCTGATGAATATTCAGTATGTAATTATGGCCAAGGATGATGGCGGATCAGCGGTCTACGTTCTTGAGGTGAATCCCCGGGCAAGTAGAACTATTCCCTTTATCAGCAAGGTAACCGGGGTGCCCATGGTACGGGTGGCCACCAAGGTAATGCTGGGGCAGAGCCTCAAGCAGCAGGGCTATGATACAGGACTATGGCCAACGCAACAGCTGGTTGCCATTAAAGCACCAGTCTTCTCCATGTCCAAGCTGAGCGGTGTGGATACTTACCTCGGTCCTGAGATGAAATCTACGGGCGAGGTGATGGGGGTGGATTACACATTTGATGCTGCCCTGGCAAAGGCGCTGCTCGCCGCCGATATAATGCTCTCTTCGAAGGGATCGCTCCTGCTCAGCATTGCCGATAAGAATAAACCGGAAGCCTTGCCCATTATCAAGCAGCTGTCCGTGCTCGGCTTCAAGCTCTATGCTACCGAGGGAACGGCGGCAATGATTCGGGGGATGGGAATCCCGGTAACCTTTATTAGCAAAAAGCTAAGTGAGGGGCACCCCAACATCGTGGACATGATTCGCGATGGCACCTTGGACGGGGTGGTCAATACGCTCACCGGTGAGCGGGGCCCGTTAAGCGATGGCTTTGAGATTCGACGCGCCGCGGTGGAGAAGCAGATCCCCTGCTTCACCTCAATTGATACCATAAGGGCTGTAGTGGAGGTATTGCTGAGTGACGAGCAAACCTTCTCGGTCAAGCCGCTGAAGGAATATTTAACCGCCAGTGGTGGTAGCACGAGTAAAGCACATCTTTCAGTTATTTGA
- a CDS encoding ammonium transporter, with protein sequence MNAGDTAWIMISAALVMLMIPGLALFYGGMVRRKNVLSTLMMSFILLGLIGILWVFYGYSLGFGPDLGGIIGKLDWIGLRGVGQEPSDIYASTVPHLSFMIFQAMFAIITVALWTGAVVERIKFSAFLVLAVIWFTVVYCPVAHWVWGDGGWLANLGALDFAGGTVVHITAGMSALALALLLGHRKGFNEGEPMEPHNIPMVVLGAGLLWFGWFGFNGGSALTSGGLAANAFVTTTVAAAAATITWMTLSWINRRPSALGVATGAVAGLVAITPAAGFVEPIMAIPIGVGAAVVCYYCMLFRIKRRIDESLDVWAVHGMGGMWGALATGIFATAAVGGADGLIGGNAMQLAKQLAAVGAVGGFAFAATWVLGKIVKETIGLRVKTDEEIVGLDIAQHGERAYGGTMP encoded by the coding sequence ATAAACGCTGGAGATACAGCCTGGATAATGATCTCAGCAGCCCTGGTAATGCTAATGATACCGGGCTTAGCTCTATTCTACGGAGGGATGGTAAGAAGGAAGAATGTGCTCTCCACTCTCATGATGAGCTTCATACTTCTCGGTCTAATCGGCATCCTCTGGGTGTTTTATGGCTACAGTTTGGGCTTTGGACCCGATCTCGGCGGCATAATCGGGAAACTAGATTGGATTGGCCTTAGAGGCGTCGGGCAGGAGCCCTCCGATATCTATGCCTCAACAGTCCCCCATCTCTCCTTCATGATATTCCAGGCTATGTTTGCCATTATTACCGTTGCCTTATGGACAGGCGCTGTAGTAGAGAGGATTAAATTCAGTGCCTTCCTCGTTCTCGCGGTCATATGGTTCACCGTAGTCTACTGTCCCGTGGCACACTGGGTGTGGGGCGATGGAGGCTGGCTCGCAAATTTAGGGGCGCTTGATTTTGCCGGTGGCACTGTTGTACACATAACCGCTGGCATGTCAGCGTTAGCCCTCGCGCTGCTACTCGGTCACCGCAAGGGATTCAATGAAGGGGAGCCGATGGAGCCACATAACATCCCCATGGTGGTGCTGGGTGCTGGCCTTCTATGGTTCGGCTGGTTTGGCTTCAACGGAGGTAGCGCCCTCACCTCAGGAGGACTGGCGGCCAACGCTTTTGTTACCACAACTGTAGCTGCAGCGGCCGCAACTATAACATGGATGACCCTTAGCTGGATTAATAGACGTCCATCCGCTCTCGGTGTTGCTACTGGCGCCGTAGCCGGGTTGGTAGCCATCACACCTGCTGCTGGCTTTGTGGAGCCCATTATGGCAATCCCGATTGGCGTTGGCGCAGCAGTGGTGTGTTACTACTGTATGCTATTCAGGATTAAAAGACGGATAGATGAATCACTAGATGTTTGGGCAGTACACGGCATGGGCGGTATGTGGGGTGCCCTGGCAACCGGTATCTTTGCGACGGCGGCTGTTGGCGGAGCTGACGGTCTGATCGGCGGTAATGCTATGCAGCTTGCCAAGCAGCTTGCTGCAGTAGGCGCAGTTGGAGGATTTGCCTTCGCTGCTACCTGGGTTTTGGGCAAGATAGTCAAGGAAACTATAGGGCTCCGAGTAAAAACTGATGAGGAGATAGTGGGATTGGACATAGCCCAGCATGGTGAAAGAGCATATGGGGGCACGATGCCATGA
- a CDS encoding response regulator transcription factor, with protein sequence MLSIAVVSEETEQINRLSAGLTAKGLYCSVVHERESGKITERAPDLVLVVIDDLPTDSAVWRLLQEIKQEWHLPVIALLSNKALHNLDPSISIDDFVVEPWDADEVAVRTKRILQITKNGDDTELIKCDDLTIDIARCQVCVGGRPVILTFKEYQLLRFLASNRGKVFNRDALLNKVWGYDYFGGDRTVDVHIRRLRSKLDDAPHTFIETVRNIGYRFREEL encoded by the coding sequence TTGCTCAGTATAGCCGTGGTGAGTGAAGAAACCGAGCAAATAAACAGACTTAGTGCAGGTCTCACAGCAAAAGGTCTGTACTGTTCAGTTGTTCACGAAAGAGAAAGTGGAAAAATCACTGAGCGAGCTCCAGATCTGGTACTTGTAGTTATAGATGACCTACCCACTGATTCGGCAGTATGGCGCCTACTACAGGAAATCAAGCAAGAATGGCATCTGCCTGTAATTGCCCTCCTTTCAAATAAGGCACTTCACAATCTCGATCCTTCAATAAGCATAGATGATTTCGTTGTCGAGCCATGGGATGCAGATGAGGTGGCAGTAAGGACGAAGAGGATCCTTCAGATAACTAAAAATGGAGACGACACGGAGTTAATTAAGTGCGACGACCTGACGATAGACATAGCAAGGTGTCAGGTATGCGTCGGTGGCAGACCGGTCATTCTAACATTCAAGGAGTACCAGCTATTGAGGTTCCTCGCAAGTAACAGAGGCAAAGTATTCAATCGTGATGCCCTGCTCAATAAGGTGTGGGGATATGATTACTTCGGCGGCGATCGAACAGTGGACGTGCACATAAGGAGGTTGAGGAGCAAGCTCGATGATGCCCCCCATACCTTTATCGAGACTGTAAGAAACATTGGCTACCGTTTCCGGGAGGAGCTTTAA